In the genome of Acetobacter oryzifermentans, one region contains:
- a CDS encoding DUF4167 domain-containing protein, whose amino-acid sequence MNVKRMRTRHHRSNGSNGSSRQLNGQIPMNRNHVFDSHGPDVRVRGTAQQLFEKYLQLGRDSTGSGDRVAAEGYFQHAEHYFRIMNAMAQAAQQSQQERAERLAARQQRAVAQTNEDGEDRQENAPQPDIQEESEPQPELSEG is encoded by the coding sequence ATGAACGTAAAACGGATGCGGACAAGACACCATCGTTCCAACGGGAGCAATGGGAGTTCCCGACAACTGAATGGACAGATTCCGATGAACAGGAATCATGTTTTTGATAGTCATGGCCCGGATGTGCGCGTACGTGGCACAGCCCAGCAGCTTTTTGAAAAATATCTCCAGCTTGGTCGTGATTCCACAGGCAGCGGAGACCGCGTGGCAGCAGAAGGTTACTTCCAGCATGCCGAACATTACTTCCGTATCATGAACGCCATGGCGCAGGCTGCGCAGCAAAGCCAGCAAGAGCGCGCCGAACGCCTTGCCGCCCGCCAGCAGCGTGCCGTTGCGCAGACCAATGAAGATGGCGAAGACCGGCAGGAAAATGCCCCTCAGCCTGATATTCAGGAAGAATCCGAACCTCAGCCTGAACTTTCCGAAGGCTAA